The following proteins come from a genomic window of Aspergillus oryzae RIB40 DNA, chromosome 4:
- a CDS encoding MFS transporter (synaptic vesicle transporter SVOP and related transporters (major facilitator superfamily)): MSATNRDGATQHDLQSSARLDKENEGPMQSSDITLRSESSSSIGEDPEKDAGGTRNTDLDMLERSMSTPHSRKGHEEKAPEKDPNLVEWDGPDDPENPQNMPKWRKWVLTMTLSSLTMWITFASSVFSTATLVTAKEYNVSTEVMTLATSLVVFGFAVGPLMWSPLSELYGRRIPLFSGYAIFAIFQIPVAVAQNVETIMLCRFLMGVFGCSPLAVVGGAMADFWDPVDRAVAIACFSAATFVGPVIGPIVGGFITESHLGWRWTAWITLIASASFGTFALLTVPETYGPVILQKRAARLRRETGNWALHSFLDEHRPTASEIVTKYLLRPLQMLFLEPILLAMTIYLAFIYGILYLFFEAYPVSFQEVRGWTNGGVAGLPFLGIMIGVLCGVALIIWQTKTRFARKLEKHGRVVPEERLVPMMIASVLLPAGLFWFGWTSDPSISWVPQVIAGVPIGMGILVIFMQGLNYIIDVYMMFANSAIAANTLVRSGLGGAFPLFAVQMYHRLGVDWASSLLGFLTVAMIPIPVVFFFYGAKIRAMSKFSPKF; the protein is encoded by the exons ATGAGCGCCACCAATCGAGATGGTGCAACGCAGCATGATTTACAAAGCTCAGCTCGTCtagacaaagaaaatgagggaCCGATGCAGTCTTCTGACATCACCTTGCGGTCAGAgtcctcctcttcgatcGGTGAAGACCCCGAAAAGGATGCTGGGGGTACTCGGAACACAGATCTGGACATGCTGGAGAGATCGATGTCAACACCACATTCAAGAAAGGGACACGAAGAGAAGGCACCGGAGAAGGACCCGAATCTGGTAGAATGGGACGGCCCAGATGATCCAGAGAACCCCCAGAACATGCCaaaatggagaaaatgggTTCTAACCATGACTCTGTCCTCCTTGACAATGTGGATCACTTTCGCCAGCAGTGTGTTCTCAACGGCAACCTTGGTGACAGCTAAGGAGTACAACGTTTCAACCGAAGTTATGACTCTAGCGACTAGTTTGGTGGTGTTCGGATTCGCAGTTGGGCCTTTGATGTGGTCGCCTCTCTCAGAATTATATGGACGGAGAATCCCATTGTTTTCTGGCTATGCCATCTTCGCGATTTTCCAAATACCGGTTGCAGTGGCACAGAATGTTGAGACAATTATGCTGTGCCGTTTTCTCATGGGGGTGTTTGGTTGCTCTCCTCTGGCTGTGGTGGGTGGCGCAATGGCCGATTTCTGGGACCCTGTGGATCGTGCCGTGGCCATTGCTTGTTTCTCGGCTGCAACTTTTGTTGGACCTGTTATCG GACCTATTGTGGGTGGTTTCATTACAGAATCGCATCTTGGCTGGCGGTGGACAGCTTGGATCACTTTGATAGCCTCTGCTTCGTTCGGTACCTTTGCGCTGTTAACCGTCCCCGAAACCTATGGCCCAGTCATTCTTCAGAAGCGTGCTGCTCGCCTGCGGCGGGAGACTGGTAACTGGGCTTTACATTCGTTCCTGGACGAGCATCGCCCAACAGCATCAGAAATCGTCACAAAATATCTTCTGCGCCCGCTCCAAATGCTTTTCCTCGAACCGATCCTGTTAGCTATGACGATCTACCTGGCTTTTATCTACGGTATTTTGTATCTGTTCTTCGAGGCCTACCCGgtctccttccaagaagtTCGAGGTTGGACGAATGGGGGTGTGGCAGGGCTACCATTCCTTGGTATTATGATTGGAGTTCTTTGCGGTGTCGCCTTGATCATCTGGCAGACGAAGACACGCTTTGCACGCAAACTGGAGAAACATGGCAGGGTTGTGCCCGAAGAGCGCCTGGTTCCCATGATGATTGCTTCTGTTCTATTGCCAGCTGGTCTCTTCTGGTTCGGATGGACCTCGGATCCCAGTATCTCATGGGTGCCCCAGGTAATTGCAGGTGTCCCCATCGGGATGGGTATCCTGGTTATCTTCATGCAGGGTCTTAACTACATCATCGACGTGTACATGATGTTTGCCAACTCAGCTATCGCCGCCAACACTCTCGTTCGGAGTGGCCTGGGCGGTgctttccccctctttgCCGTGCAGATGTACCATAGATTGGGCGTAGACTGGGCGTCCAGTCTACTTGGATTCCTCACGGTTGCTATGATACCCATTCCGgttgtctttttcttttacggCGCGAAGATTCGTGCCATGAGCAAGTTTTCGCCGAAGTTCTGA